A section of the Jannaschia sp. S6380 genome encodes:
- a CDS encoding glucan biosynthesis protein G: MKRRAFLASVSGVAVAMALPAHAAMPRFLATTPFGPDTVIDLARRMAADAHMPRPEVPAEWRDLTYDEYRRIWFDTRNAIWAEDALPFEMDLFHPGLYFPRAVDIDVVRAGEANRLAFDLALFDRTDDAPDLPVDESMGYSGLRLRHLFPDEWNYREFAVFQGASYFRAIGAAQQYGLSARGLALRTGDPDGEEFPDFVRFWVEEPQPGDATITMHALLDGPSVTGAYRFEVTPGPACEMRVESVLFPRVDLDHVGIAPLTSMFLYDQTNRPRFEDFRPAIHDSDGLLVWNGAGEMLWRPLANPTTLQVSSFVDDGPRGFGLMQRARRLSDFADLEAHYHERPSLWIEPEEGWGPGVVRLVEIPSDKEIYDNIVAYWRPREVLAAGSEHRFAYRMTWGQEAAGAAAPPRRDDVARVLDTHMGLNFDQDGWIAAIDFADHPALDLPERFGAVEGLVVYVAANRGETTDGIVQRNPETGGVRLAFGFDPGDADAVELRAQLFRDGAAASEVWLYRWTRA; this comes from the coding sequence ATGAAGCGCCGCGCGTTCCTGGCATCCGTCTCGGGGGTGGCCGTCGCGATGGCACTGCCCGCACATGCGGCGATGCCGCGCTTTCTGGCGACCACGCCGTTCGGGCCTGACACGGTGATCGACCTGGCGCGCCGGATGGCCGCGGACGCGCACATGCCCCGCCCCGAGGTGCCCGCCGAATGGCGCGACCTGACCTATGACGAATACCGGCGCATCTGGTTCGACACGCGCAACGCGATCTGGGCCGAGGACGCGCTGCCCTTCGAGATGGATCTGTTCCATCCCGGCCTCTACTTCCCGCGCGCGGTGGATATCGACGTCGTCCGCGCGGGCGAGGCGAACCGTCTGGCCTTCGATTTGGCCCTGTTTGACCGCACGGACGACGCCCCCGACCTGCCGGTGGACGAGTCGATGGGATATTCCGGCCTGCGTCTGCGGCACCTGTTCCCCGACGAATGGAACTATCGCGAGTTCGCGGTCTTTCAGGGGGCCAGCTACTTCCGGGCGATCGGCGCGGCGCAGCAGTACGGGCTGTCCGCGCGCGGCCTGGCCCTGCGCACCGGTGACCCGGATGGCGAGGAGTTTCCCGATTTCGTGCGGTTCTGGGTCGAGGAGCCGCAACCGGGCGATGCCACGATCACGATGCACGCGCTCCTGGACGGCCCGTCGGTCACCGGAGCCTATCGTTTCGAGGTCACGCCCGGCCCGGCCTGCGAGATGCGGGTGGAGTCCGTGTTGTTCCCGCGCGTAGACCTGGACCATGTCGGCATCGCGCCGCTGACTTCGATGTTCCTCTACGATCAGACGAACCGCCCGCGCTTCGAAGATTTCCGCCCGGCGATCCACGACAGCGACGGGTTGCTGGTCTGGAACGGCGCGGGCGAGATGCTCTGGCGTCCGTTGGCGAACCCGACGACGCTGCAGGTATCCAGCTTCGTCGATGACGGGCCGCGGGGCTTCGGCCTGATGCAGCGGGCGCGCCGGCTGTCCGACTTCGCCGATCTGGAGGCGCATTACCACGAACGGCCCAGCCTCTGGATCGAGCCGGAGGAAGGCTGGGGCCCCGGCGTCGTGCGCCTGGTCGAGATCCCCTCCGACAAGGAGATCTACGACAACATCGTTGCCTATTGGCGCCCGCGCGAGGTTCTCGCCGCCGGCAGCGAGCACCGCTTCGCCTATCGCATGACCTGGGGGCAGGAGGCCGCGGGCGCCGCCGCCCCGCCCCGACGGGACGATGTCGCGCGCGTCCTCGACACGCATATGGGCCTGAATTTCGATCAGGATGGATGGATCGCGGCCATCGACTTCGCCGATCATCCCGCGTTGGACCTGCCCGAACGGTTCGGCGCGGTCGAAGGGCTGGTTGTCTACGTCGCCGCGAACCGGGGCGAGACGACCGACGGGATCGTCCAGCGCAACCCCGAGACGGGCGGCGTCCGGCTGGCCTTCGGCTTCGACCCCGGCGACGCGGACGCCGTGGAACTGCGCGCGCAGCTTTTCCGCGACGGGGCCGCCGCGTCCGAAGTCTGGCTTTATCGATGGACGCGGGCGTGA
- a CDS encoding LysR substrate-binding domain-containing protein, whose amino-acid sequence MRHDLYSLQLFMTVAACGSIAAAASRHNTVASAISKRISDLEAGIGTPVLSRKRHGVELTPAGQDLLRHAQAVQDAVRRMEADLSRHAAGLRGAIRIAANTSAITQFLPEDLAAFVADHSDLAIELVELTSDAALAAVRSGQADLGIYSGLSDAGDLRICPYRSDTLVVAAHRGHRLALRRRVRFADVLDEDFVALQQGSSIQAHLERQAARHGDKLRTRVQVMSFDGVRRMVQARLGIAILPFGAVEPYLEGSNLAMIPIDEPWARRELRIAIRDPELLTIQARTLLQVLTGTEDARPSVRQPAPRQGNVTLAAPRSALSPEGKEPCR is encoded by the coding sequence ATGCGCCACGATCTCTATTCGCTGCAGCTTTTCATGACGGTGGCCGCCTGCGGCAGCATCGCCGCCGCAGCCAGCCGCCACAACACCGTCGCGTCGGCCATCAGCAAACGGATTTCCGACCTGGAGGCGGGGATCGGCACGCCGGTCCTGTCGCGCAAGCGCCACGGCGTGGAACTGACGCCCGCCGGTCAGGACCTGCTGCGCCACGCGCAGGCCGTGCAGGACGCCGTTCGGCGGATGGAGGCCGACCTGTCACGCCATGCGGCCGGTCTCCGGGGTGCGATCCGCATCGCGGCCAACACCTCCGCCATCACCCAGTTCCTACCCGAGGATCTGGCCGCCTTCGTGGCCGATCATTCCGACCTTGCTATCGAACTCGTCGAGCTGACCAGCGATGCGGCGCTGGCTGCCGTGCGTTCCGGGCAGGCCGATCTGGGCATCTATTCCGGCCTGAGCGATGCGGGCGACCTGCGCATCTGCCCCTATCGCAGCGATACGCTGGTCGTGGCCGCCCACCGGGGTCACCGGCTGGCCCTTCGGCGCAGGGTCCGGTTTGCCGATGTGCTGGACGAGGATTTCGTCGCGCTTCAGCAAGGCAGCTCCATCCAGGCGCATCTGGAGCGTCAGGCCGCACGACATGGCGACAAGCTTCGCACGCGGGTCCAGGTCATGAGCTTCGACGGCGTCCGCCGCATGGTTCAGGCCCGGCTAGGCATCGCGATTTTGCCCTTCGGCGCGGTGGAGCCGTATCTGGAGGGCTCGAACCTGGCGATGATCCCGATCGACGAGCCTTGGGCGCGCCGCGAATTGCGGATTGCCATTCGCGACCCGGAATTACTGACCATTCAGGCGCGGACGCTCTTGCAGGTGCTGACCGGGACCGAGGATGCCCGGCCTTCGGTGCGGCAGCCGGCCCCGCGTCAAGGAAACGTGACTTTGGCGGCCCCTCGGTCCGCGTTATCCCCCGAAGGGAAGGAGCCTTGCCGATGA
- a CDS encoding rhodanese-like domain-containing protein yields the protein MTDARPFVPSRRNLLLGGVALLGLGAVSATAVARRDRFAGEEMTPPQALAAARADDLLLVDIRRPEEWARTGIPEGATPIDMRRDDFIEVLSGLTGADKDRPVALICARGVRSDRLGARLASAGFARIVDVPEGMLGSDAGPGWLDRGLPVRHP from the coding sequence ATGACAGATGCCCGACCCTTCGTGCCGTCCCGCCGCAACCTGCTGCTGGGCGGTGTCGCGCTCCTGGGTCTCGGCGCAGTCTCGGCCACGGCCGTCGCCCGCCGGGATCGCTTCGCCGGCGAAGAGATGACGCCGCCGCAGGCCCTGGCCGCGGCCCGGGCGGACGATCTGCTGTTGGTCGACATTCGACGGCCCGAAGAATGGGCGCGGACGGGCATACCCGAAGGGGCTACCCCGATCGACATGCGGCGCGACGACTTCATCGAGGTTCTGTCCGGCCTGACAGGTGCGGACAAGGACCGACCCGTCGCCCTGATCTGCGCGCGCGGCGTCCGGTCCGACCGCCTGGGCGCGCGGCTCGCATCCGCCGGGTTTGCGCGGATCGTCGACGTGCCCGAAGGCATGTTGGGTTCGGACGCCGGGCCCGGCTGGCTGGATCGCGGCCTGCCGGTCCGACATCCATGA
- a CDS encoding CoA transferase, translating into MTDASRGPLAGVRVLDLSRILAGPTCSQLLGDLGATVLKIENPATGGDDTRQWGPPYMKDGAEDTDLSAYFMCANRNKLSVAIDIASADGQAQIRRLAGVADILLENFKPGGLAKYGLDYDSLREVNGKLVYGSISGYGQTGPNASKPGYDLMAQGYGGIMSLTGEPDGQPMKVGVGIADVMCGMYACVGILAALRHAEATGEGQQVDVALVDSQIAWMINEGVNTRLSGEAPLRRGNGHPNIVPYGVYETADGHVIVAVGNDRQFARFCQVLELPDLAGDARFATNPARLANRDALAEHLVPAIRARTTQAVIDGLEGARVPVGPVQTLPQVFASEQAKVRGMVLDMEANGLTLPLIGNPLKLSATPVTYRHPPPRFGADTDRLSRDDPFAEE; encoded by the coding sequence ATGACGGACGCATCTAGGGGGCCGCTGGCGGGCGTTCGCGTCCTCGACCTGAGCCGGATCCTGGCGGGCCCGACCTGTTCGCAGCTGCTGGGCGATCTGGGCGCGACCGTCCTGAAAATCGAGAACCCGGCGACCGGCGGCGACGATACCAGGCAATGGGGCCCGCCTTACATGAAGGACGGCGCGGAAGATACGGATCTTTCGGCCTATTTCATGTGCGCGAACCGCAACAAGCTATCGGTTGCCATCGATATCGCATCCGCCGACGGGCAGGCGCAGATTCGGCGTCTGGCGGGCGTGGCCGATATCCTACTCGAAAATTTCAAGCCCGGCGGTCTGGCGAAGTACGGCCTCGACTACGACAGCCTTCGCGAGGTGAACGGCAAGCTCGTCTACGGATCCATCTCGGGCTACGGCCAGACGGGGCCGAACGCATCCAAGCCGGGCTACGACCTGATGGCGCAGGGGTACGGCGGGATCATGTCCCTGACCGGCGAGCCGGATGGCCAACCGATGAAGGTGGGCGTTGGCATCGCCGACGTCATGTGCGGCATGTATGCCTGCGTGGGCATTCTGGCCGCCCTGCGCCATGCCGAGGCGACGGGCGAGGGTCAGCAGGTGGACGTGGCCCTGGTCGACAGCCAGATCGCCTGGATGATCAACGAGGGCGTCAACACGCGCCTGTCGGGCGAGGCACCCCTCCGGCGCGGGAACGGGCATCCCAATATCGTGCCCTACGGCGTCTATGAAACCGCCGATGGCCATGTGATCGTTGCCGTCGGCAACGATCGTCAGTTCGCGCGGTTCTGCCAGGTATTGGAATTGCCCGATCTGGCCGGGGACGCGCGGTTCGCCACCAACCCGGCCCGTCTGGCCAATCGCGATGCGTTGGCCGAACATCTGGTTCCGGCGATCCGGGCCCGCACGACGCAAGCGGTGATCGATGGGCTGGAGGGTGCGCGCGTTCCGGTCGGGCCGGTGCAGACGCTGCCGCAGGTCTTCGCCTCCGAGCAGGCAAAGGTGCGCGGCATGGTGCTGGACATGGAGGCGAACGGCCTGACCCTGCCGTTGATCGGCAACCCCCTCAAGCTGTCCGCCACGCCGGTCACCTATCGCCACCCGCCGCCGCGTTTCGGCGCAGATACCGACCGGCTGTCGCGCGACGACCCTTTCGCCGAGGAGTGA
- a CDS encoding tetratricopeptide repeat protein, with protein sequence MTRHDHLEQPVSLTDPAAIAEWDATVRAFLAHGAATPVHLGRLLDLAPDHAASHALRGLFYVLLGRRELMAEARGALATARTRLDGANARERHFVDALGHVLDGRFRDGIAAFEAILRDAPTDTLAMKMSHALRFVIGDGTGMRASVEAVLPRYDIHHAGRGYLLGCHAFALEETGEYAAAALRGRAALTLAPDDAWGLHAVAHVHDMTADAAGGLAWLTGHEAAWTHCNNFRFHVWWHKALMLLDLGRLDEALALYDSHVRADRTDDYRDISNATSLLSRLELEGVDVGTRWEELADLSEARTEDGCLIFADLHYLLALTNDGRPEATTRLIARMAADADRRGNDVERCMAAPGLDAAHGLEAFGNGDYGRAFAALARARPHMQAAGGSHAQRDVFERLTIDAGLRAGRLAETEAILADRTARRGGHEDGYAAVRRRILADAATSSCRAGATA encoded by the coding sequence ATGACCCGCCATGACCATCTCGAGCAGCCCGTTAGCCTGACGGATCCGGCGGCGATCGCCGAGTGGGACGCCACGGTGCGCGCGTTTCTGGCGCATGGTGCGGCCACCCCGGTTCACCTGGGCCGCCTGCTGGATCTGGCACCGGACCATGCTGCCAGCCATGCGCTGCGCGGCCTGTTCTACGTGCTGCTTGGTCGCCGCGAGTTGATGGCGGAGGCGCGCGGCGCCCTTGCCACGGCGCGCACCCGCCTGGACGGCGCCAATGCGCGGGAGCGGCACTTCGTCGATGCGCTGGGTCATGTGCTCGATGGCCGGTTCCGCGACGGCATCGCCGCGTTCGAGGCCATCCTGCGGGATGCCCCGACCGACACGCTGGCCATGAAGATGAGCCACGCCCTGCGCTTCGTGATCGGCGACGGCACCGGCATGCGCGCGTCGGTCGAGGCGGTGCTGCCGCGCTACGACATCCACCACGCGGGGCGCGGCTATCTGCTTGGCTGCCACGCCTTCGCGCTCGAGGAGACGGGCGAATACGCCGCCGCCGCCCTGCGGGGGCGCGCCGCGCTGACGCTGGCACCGGACGACGCCTGGGGCTTGCACGCCGTGGCCCATGTCCACGACATGACCGCGGACGCGGCGGGCGGGCTGGCATGGTTGACGGGGCACGAGGCGGCCTGGACGCATTGCAACAATTTCCGCTTCCACGTCTGGTGGCACAAGGCGCTGATGTTGCTGGATCTCGGTCGACTGGATGAGGCGCTGGCCCTCTATGACAGTCATGTCCGCGCGGACCGCACCGACGACTACCGCGATATCTCGAACGCCACATCGCTCCTTTCGCGCTTGGAACTGGAAGGCGTCGATGTCGGCACCCGGTGGGAGGAACTGGCTGACCTGTCGGAAGCACGGACGGAGGACGGCTGCCTGATCTTCGCCGATCTGCACTATCTGCTGGCGCTGACGAATGATGGACGCCCGGAGGCGACAACCCGCCTGATCGCGCGCATGGCCGCCGACGCCGACCGCCGGGGCAACGATGTCGAACGTTGCATGGCTGCTCCGGGGCTCGACGCCGCCCACGGGCTCGAGGCTTTCGGCAACGGTGACTACGGACGCGCCTTTGCCGCGCTTGCCCGGGCCCGCCCGCATATGCAGGCCGCCGGCGGCAGCCACGCACAGCGCGACGTGTTCGAGCGGTTGACGATCGACGCCGGCCTGCGCGCCGGACGCTTGGCTGAGACCGAGGCGATCCTGGCCGACCGAACGGCCCGGCGCGGGGGGCATGAGGACGGGTATGCCGCGGTGCGGCGGCGGATACTCGCGGATGCAGCGACATCCTCTTGCAGGGCCGGGGCGACCGCCTAG
- a CDS encoding OpgC domain-containing protein, protein MTTTTPDAAYAGRPVTMATAGAAIRDPRLDFFRGLAMFIILLAHTPGNAWTLWIPARWGFSDATEIFVFCSGMASAIAFGRTFDRAGWTMGAARVAYRVWQIYWAHICMFLALATILAAIDATGWHPDKEYIGSLNLWKFFADPAPQLIGLMTLTYVPNYFDILPMYMVVLVMMPLVVALARVSLPLLALASVTVWLFAQGALLEWLNLGHLHLSLPAEPWSDRQWFFNPFGWQLLFFTGFAFMRGWIPAPPVRPWLIGLAIAFVIVSFFLSSMGFRLFQTDAVKGVYTALTGCAETGFGACNPVFDWRQAHGGWFDKSDHGILHYAHFLALAYLAWALAGAGGHRLVATGQGALARLWDEFVAVVMKVGQQSLAVFVFSMVLARINGYLLDVIGRSAGTWALINLTGFGLLVACAYGAGWFKSQPWRVRR, encoded by the coding sequence ATGACAACGACCACCCCGGATGCCGCGTATGCCGGACGTCCCGTCACGATGGCGACGGCGGGCGCAGCGATCCGCGATCCCCGGCTGGATTTCTTCCGCGGGCTGGCAATGTTCATCATTCTGCTGGCGCACACGCCCGGCAACGCCTGGACGCTCTGGATCCCGGCCCGCTGGGGCTTTTCGGACGCGACGGAGATCTTCGTCTTCTGTTCGGGCATGGCGTCGGCCATCGCGTTCGGCCGCACCTTTGACCGCGCGGGCTGGACGATGGGCGCGGCGCGCGTGGCTTACCGCGTCTGGCAGATCTACTGGGCGCATATCTGCATGTTCCTGGCGCTCGCCACGATCCTGGCCGCGATCGACGCGACCGGATGGCACCCGGACAAGGAATACATCGGCTCGCTGAACCTGTGGAAGTTCTTCGCCGACCCGGCGCCACAGCTGATCGGGCTGATGACGCTGACCTACGTGCCGAATTATTTCGATATTCTGCCGATGTATATGGTGGTGCTGGTGATGATGCCGCTGGTCGTCGCATTGGCCCGGGTGTCCCTGCCGCTGCTGGCATTGGCATCGGTCACCGTGTGGCTGTTCGCGCAAGGCGCGCTGCTGGAATGGCTGAACCTCGGCCACTTGCACCTGTCCCTGCCGGCCGAGCCGTGGTCCGACCGGCAGTGGTTCTTCAACCCGTTCGGTTGGCAACTGCTGTTCTTCACCGGCTTCGCCTTCATGCGCGGCTGGATCCCGGCGCCGCCGGTCCGCCCTTGGCTGATCGGCCTTGCGATCGCATTCGTGATCGTCAGCTTCTTCCTGTCCAGCATGGGGTTTCGCCTGTTCCAGACCGACGCCGTCAAGGGCGTCTATACGGCCCTAACGGGCTGTGCCGAGACAGGGTTCGGCGCCTGCAATCCGGTCTTCGACTGGCGCCAGGCGCATGGCGGCTGGTTCGACAAGTCCGACCACGGGATCCTCCACTATGCCCATTTCCTGGCGCTGGCCTATCTGGCCTGGGCGCTGGCAGGCGCGGGCGGGCACAGGTTGGTGGCGACGGGGCAGGGCGCCTTGGCCCGCCTCTGGGACGAGTTCGTGGCCGTTGTGATGAAGGTCGGCCAGCAGAGTCTGGCGGTCTTCGTCTTCTCGATGGTGCTGGCGCGCATCAACGGCTACCTGCTGGATGTGATCGGTCGCTCGGCAGGCACCTGGGCGCTGATCAACCTGACCGGGTTCGGCCTGCTGGTGGCCTGTGCCTACGGCGCGGGCTGGTTCAAGTCGCAGCCGTGGCGGGTGCGCCGATGA
- the mdoH gene encoding glucans biosynthesis glucosyltransferase MdoH — MDAGVTSQCPHGAMPPPRPMPHPRQDLSRSFRDAAAPGSAIDTGAAFWRLGTFLPAAVGTALLLWGFLSWFASGGTTWAEGLLTVLIGVGFFWIALTFATVLAGAAAMLRHTAPEAGPVRTLDVALLVPVHEEAPWDVMGNAAAMLERLAAAPGAHRYALYILSDTRNADRALQEEAAYAALRARMPQAALWYRRRVENTDRKVGNLAQWVAEWGGGHDAMLVLDADSLMSAQAIRALSDALGRDPAAGLIQSFPQLIGARTLFARSQQFANAIYGVALAEGLARWTGREGNYWGHNAIIRTQAFAASAGLPHVRSFRGGRDSLILSHDFVEAGLLRRAGWSVRFLPRLRGSYEETPPTLIDHVLRDRRWCRGNLQHLGLLGTRGFHALSRFHLFHGAVGYLLSPLWFLLLTLWAVIGVSEERSVINYFSPSNPTMPNWPEMSPVSHVWLMVTMYALLLAPKLVGASVLIASGTKLSHLGGGRRFAGSLLLEIAVSIAYAPILMVQQTLAVLSALTGRRPDWTPQSRAGGAQGWRTLIRFHCFETVLGAVLLTGMATGYVSLWLVPIMGSLLLAAPLSRLSAVPMTGTMATPQEVRSPLVAKRAARWREELRAQVTVTPAE, encoded by the coding sequence ATGGACGCGGGCGTGACCAGTCAGTGCCCCCACGGCGCGATGCCGCCGCCGCGTCCGATGCCGCATCCGCGGCAGGATCTGTCGCGCAGCTTTCGCGACGCCGCGGCACCCGGGTCGGCCATCGACACCGGGGCGGCGTTCTGGCGGCTGGGCACGTTCCTGCCCGCGGCGGTGGGCACGGCCCTGCTGCTTTGGGGCTTCCTGTCCTGGTTCGCCAGTGGCGGGACGACCTGGGCCGAAGGTCTGCTGACGGTGTTGATCGGGGTGGGCTTCTTCTGGATCGCGCTCACCTTCGCGACCGTCCTGGCTGGGGCCGCCGCGATGCTCCGGCACACCGCGCCCGAAGCGGGCCCGGTGCGCACGCTGGATGTGGCCCTGCTGGTTCCGGTGCACGAGGAGGCCCCTTGGGACGTGATGGGCAATGCCGCCGCGATGCTGGAGCGGCTGGCGGCGGCACCGGGCGCGCATCGCTACGCGCTCTATATCCTGTCGGACACGCGCAATGCGGACCGCGCCCTGCAGGAGGAGGCCGCCTATGCCGCGCTGCGGGCGCGGATGCCGCAGGCCGCCCTGTGGTACCGTCGACGGGTCGAGAACACCGATCGCAAGGTCGGTAACCTGGCACAATGGGTCGCCGAATGGGGCGGCGGGCACGACGCCATGCTGGTTCTGGATGCCGACAGCCTGATGTCGGCGCAGGCGATCCGCGCCCTGTCGGACGCGCTGGGCCGCGATCCGGCGGCAGGCCTGATCCAGTCCTTCCCCCAGCTCATCGGCGCGCGGACGCTGTTCGCCCGCAGTCAACAGTTCGCCAACGCGATCTATGGCGTGGCCCTGGCCGAAGGGTTGGCCCGTTGGACCGGACGCGAGGGCAACTATTGGGGCCACAACGCCATCATCCGCACGCAGGCCTTCGCCGCCTCGGCGGGTCTGCCGCATGTCCGTTCGTTTCGCGGCGGGCGCGATAGCCTGATCCTGAGCCATGATTTCGTCGAGGCGGGCCTCCTGCGTCGCGCCGGCTGGTCGGTGCGCTTTCTGCCCCGCCTGCGCGGCAGCTATGAAGAAACGCCGCCCACGCTGATCGACCATGTCCTGCGCGACCGCCGCTGGTGCCGGGGCAACCTGCAGCATCTGGGCCTGCTGGGCACGCGCGGGTTCCACGCCCTGTCGCGTTTCCACCTGTTCCACGGCGCCGTCGGATACCTGCTTTCGCCGCTATGGTTCCTCCTGCTGACGCTGTGGGCGGTGATCGGCGTGTCCGAGGAACGCTCGGTCATCAACTACTTCTCGCCCTCGAACCCGACGATGCCCAACTGGCCCGAGATGTCGCCCGTCAGCCATGTCTGGCTGATGGTGACGATGTACGCATTGCTTCTGGCGCCCAAGCTGGTGGGTGCATCGGTCCTGATCGCGTCGGGAACCAAGCTGTCGCATCTGGGCGGGGGCCGGCGGTTCGCGGGGTCGCTGCTGCTGGAGATCGCGGTTTCGATCGCCTACGCGCCGATCCTGATGGTGCAGCAGACCTTGGCCGTGCTGTCCGCCCTGACCGGCCGACGCCCGGACTGGACACCGCAATCGCGGGCAGGCGGTGCACAGGGCTGGCGGACACTGATCCGCTTCCACTGTTTCGAGACCGTCCTGGGTGCCGTCCTTCTGACCGGGATGGCGACGGGATACGTCTCGCTCTGGTTGGTGCCGATCATGGGCAGCCTTCTGTTGGCCGCGCCCCTGTCGCGGTTGTCCGCGGTGCCGATGACCGGCACGATGGCCACCCCGCAGGAGGTGCGCTCGCCACTGGTGGCCAAGCGCGCCGCCCGATGGCGCGAGGAGCTGCGCGCCCAGGTCACGGTGACCCCGGCGGAATAG
- a CDS encoding PHB depolymerase family esterase, with protein sequence MKALLTWLALTLPAMAQADCGRDAPPCRTANGSYHIALPEDPRGAPAVMFLHGFGGSGSGMLGLQGTVRALTSRGYAVIAPDGQTRDGRSGRFWAFRDDIGGEARDEAAFLAEVVAEAGAEHGIDVDRMILAGFSNGAFLVNYLACGTPGAFAAYAPVAGGFWQPQPEACAGPVRLLHTHGWRDSTVPLEGRPLRDGQWLQGDIFAGLTIWRAANGCTRPDPSGYRATGDYQHRFWTCASGSALELALHPGGHGVPEGWSEMMLDWFEGLPES encoded by the coding sequence ATGAAGGCGCTGCTGACCTGGCTCGCGCTGACGTTGCCGGCGATGGCGCAGGCCGATTGCGGGCGCGACGCCCCGCCCTGCCGGACAGCGAACGGCAGCTATCACATCGCCCTGCCCGAGGACCCGCGGGGCGCCCCGGCGGTCATGTTCCTGCACGGCTTCGGCGGCAGTGGCAGCGGCATGTTGGGCCTGCAGGGAACCGTTCGCGCCCTGACGTCGCGGGGATACGCCGTCATCGCGCCCGACGGTCAGACGCGCGATGGCCGCAGCGGTCGGTTCTGGGCGTTCCGAGATGATATCGGCGGCGAAGCCCGCGACGAGGCCGCGTTCCTGGCCGAGGTCGTGGCGGAGGCCGGGGCCGAACACGGCATCGACGTCGATCGGATGATCCTCGCGGGGTTCTCGAACGGGGCGTTCCTGGTGAACTACCTCGCGTGCGGGACGCCGGGGGCCTTCGCCGCATACGCACCGGTGGCGGGCGGCTTCTGGCAACCCCAGCCGGAGGCATGCGCGGGTCCGGTCCGTCTGCTGCACACGCATGGCTGGCGGGACTCGACGGTGCCGTTGGAGGGCCGCCCGCTGCGAGACGGACAATGGCTGCAAGGCGACATCTTCGCGGGCCTGACGATCTGGCGGGCGGCCAATGGCTGTACCCGCCCCGATCCTTCGGGATATCGGGCGACGGGCGATTATCAGCACCGTTTCTGGACCTGCGCGTCCGGATCGGCGCTGGAACTGGCGTTGCATCCGGGGGGCCACGGCGTGCCCGAAGGCTGGTCCGAGATGATGCTGGACTGGTTCGAGGGGCTGCCCGAGAGCTAG